A single region of the Variovorax paradoxus genome encodes:
- a CDS encoding DMT family transporter, translating to MSSRFNIKDETLGMWLGVIGVALFAVTLPMTRLATGTQDAPQLSPWFVTLGRAALAGVLSTIFLVATRSPRPAPHQWKPLGMAVLGNVIGYPLLLGYALRVVTASHAAVVTALLPLVTAAVAALVLHQRARLGFWLCAIAGSVLVVLFSLLRASQNGHGFGFEWADLLLVGAVIAASFGYIYGAQVTPSLGAERVICWVCVMALPVTLPATFALWPQEPIATTAWAGFVYVGVFSMWIGFFAWYRGLAMGGALRVSQTQLLQPFLSILASIPLLGEPLDVVTLGFAGAVVCTVVLGKRLSQPQPAPAVSPHPARAEQS from the coding sequence ATGAGCAGCAGGTTCAACATCAAGGATGAAACGCTGGGCATGTGGCTGGGCGTGATCGGCGTGGCGCTTTTCGCGGTCACTCTGCCGATGACGCGGCTGGCCACCGGCACGCAAGACGCGCCGCAGCTTTCGCCCTGGTTCGTCACGCTGGGTCGGGCCGCATTGGCCGGTGTTCTCTCGACGATCTTCCTGGTCGCCACGCGATCGCCCCGGCCGGCGCCGCACCAGTGGAAGCCGCTCGGCATGGCGGTGCTCGGCAATGTGATCGGCTATCCGCTGCTGCTGGGCTATGCCCTGCGCGTGGTCACGGCCAGCCATGCGGCCGTGGTCACCGCGCTGCTGCCGCTGGTGACCGCCGCGGTCGCGGCCCTGGTGCTGCACCAGCGCGCGCGGCTCGGCTTCTGGCTATGCGCCATTGCAGGCAGCGTGCTGGTCGTGCTGTTCTCGCTGCTGCGCGCAAGCCAGAACGGCCACGGCTTCGGCTTCGAGTGGGCCGACCTGCTGCTGGTCGGCGCGGTCATCGCAGCTTCGTTCGGCTACATCTACGGCGCGCAGGTCACGCCGTCGCTCGGCGCGGAACGCGTGATCTGCTGGGTCTGCGTGATGGCGCTGCCGGTCACCCTGCCGGCCACGTTTGCCTTGTGGCCGCAGGAGCCCATCGCCACCACGGCCTGGGCGGGCTTTGTCTACGTCGGCGTGTTCTCGATGTGGATCGGCTTCTTCGCCTGGTACCGCGGCCTTGCAATGGGTGGTGCGCTGCGCGTGAGCCAGACCCAGCTGCTGCAGCCGTTTTTGTCCATACTTGCCTCCATTCCGTTGCTGGGCGAGCCGCTCGATGTGGTGACCCTCGGCTTTGCCGGCGCAGTGGTCTGCACCGTGGTGCTCGGCAAGCGCCTTTCCCAGCCGCAGCCCGCTCCTGCCGTTTCGCCGCACCCTGCGCGCGCCGAAC
- a CDS encoding LysE family translocator: MNWQEFTALLVLATAMSFSPGPNTTLSTALAANGGLPRAMRFVIAVPVGWTLLLVLCAAGIGALVVAVPSLRLAIKALGVGYLLWLAYKLSGSGTLGRADGANLDIGFGQGVMLQFVNIKAWLLALTLVAGWIAGQPDQLGRFAIVAPVMLVYAFISNFTYALVGALLREWLSKGKRLLWFNRAMGLVLVLTAWWMLSV; this comes from the coding sequence ATGAACTGGCAAGAATTCACCGCGCTGCTGGTGCTGGCCACGGCGATGAGCTTCTCGCCCGGCCCCAACACCACGCTCTCCACCGCCCTGGCCGCCAACGGCGGCTTGCCGCGCGCCATGCGTTTCGTCATCGCGGTGCCGGTGGGCTGGACGCTGCTGCTCGTGCTGTGCGCAGCCGGCATCGGCGCGCTGGTGGTGGCGGTGCCATCGCTCCGCCTGGCCATCAAGGCGCTCGGCGTGGGCTACCTGCTGTGGCTTGCCTACAAGCTGAGCGGCAGCGGAACACTCGGCCGCGCCGACGGCGCCAACCTCGACATCGGCTTTGGGCAGGGCGTGATGCTGCAGTTCGTCAACATCAAGGCCTGGCTGCTCGCGCTCACGCTGGTGGCCGGCTGGATTGCGGGGCAACCCGACCAGCTCGGCCGGTTCGCCATCGTCGCGCCGGTGATGCTGGTCTACGCCTTCATCAGCAACTTCACCTATGCGCTGGTCGGCGCGCTGCTGCGCGAGTGGTTGTCCAAAGGCAAGCGCCTGCTGTGGTTCAACCGTGCGATGGGGCTGGTGCTGGTGCTCACGGCCTGGTGGATGTTGAGCGTATGA